A genomic segment from Flavobacterium litorale encodes:
- the rsmI gene encoding 16S rRNA (cytidine(1402)-2'-O)-methyltransferase: protein MGKLYIVPTPIGNLEDMTFRAINVLKEADLILAEDTRTSGKLMKHFEITTHMHSHHMHNEHKTVENIVKRLQAGEVIALISDAGTPAISDPGFLLTRACVENNIAVECLPGATAFVPALVNSGLPNDKFVFEGFLPDKKGRQTRFLALAEETRTMVFYVSPHKLLKTLRDFVQYFGADRPVSVSRELSKLHEQTVRGTATEVLAHFEAYAPKGEIVVVVGGKVGK, encoded by the coding sequence ATGGGTAAACTCTATATTGTACCCACACCCATAGGCAACCTTGAGGATATGACGTTTAGAGCCATAAACGTACTTAAAGAGGCCGATTTAATACTCGCGGAAGATACCCGTACGAGTGGTAAACTCATGAAACATTTTGAGATTACTACCCACATGCACAGCCACCACATGCACAACGAGCATAAAACGGTAGAGAATATTGTAAAACGATTGCAAGCAGGCGAAGTTATTGCGTTAATATCCGATGCGGGAACGCCTGCCATATCCGACCCTGGGTTTTTACTTACCCGTGCCTGCGTAGAAAATAATATTGCTGTAGAATGCTTACCGGGTGCCACAGCTTTTGTGCCTGCATTAGTAAATAGCGGACTGCCTAACGATAAATTTGTTTTTGAGGGTTTTTTACCCGATAAAAAGGGGAGACAAACCCGATTTTTGGCGCTTGCCGAAGAAACCCGTACAATGGTGTTTTATGTGTCACCGCACAAGCTCCTAAAAACACTACGCGATTTTGTGCAGTATTTTGGTGCCGACCGACCTGTTTCGGTATCGCGGGAGTTGAGTAAGCTACACGAACAAACCGTTCGTGGTACTGCTACAGAAGTTTTAGCCCATTTTGAAGCTTATGCGCCAAAAGGGGAAATTGTTGTTGTGGTAGGGGGGAAGGTTGGTAAATAA
- a CDS encoding thymidine kinase, protein MFLENTVNHKEQFGWIEVICGSMFSGKTEELIRRLKRAQFAHQKVEIFKPAVDTRYHDEMVISHDANEIRSTPVPAAANIRILAQGCDVIGIDEAQFFDDEIIAVCNDLANSGVRVIVAGLDMDFKGNPFGPMPALMATAEYVTKVHAVCTRTGNLANYSFRKGSNDNLVMLGETEEYEPLSRAAYYRAMREAQPQPNKTKRNDNQDSEM, encoded by the coding sequence ATGTTTCTCGAAAATACAGTAAATCATAAAGAGCAATTTGGGTGGATTGAGGTTATTTGTGGCTCGATGTTTTCGGGTAAAACCGAAGAATTAATACGACGATTGAAACGGGCACAGTTTGCCCACCAAAAAGTTGAGATTTTTAAGCCTGCCGTAGATACCCGCTACCACGATGAGATGGTAATATCGCACGATGCCAACGAAATACGCTCTACCCCCGTACCTGCTGCTGCTAATATTAGGATATTGGCACAGGGCTGTGATGTTATTGGTATTGATGAGGCACAATTTTTTGATGATGAGATTATTGCAGTGTGTAACGACCTTGCCAATAGCGGCGTACGTGTTATTGTAGCAGGTTTGGATATGGATTTTAAGGGTAACCCCTTTGGTCCGATGCCTGCGCTTATGGCTACTGCCGAGTATGTAACCAAAGTACATGCTGTGTGTACCCGTACAGGCAATTTGGCAAATTACAGTTTTAGGAAAGGGAGTAACGATAACTTGGTAATGCTGGGCGAAACGGAGGAATACGAACCGCTGAGCCGTGCTGCCTATTACCGTGCCATGCGTGAGGCGCAACCACAACCCAATAAAACCAAACGCAACGATAATCAGGACAGCGAAATGTAA
- a CDS encoding bifunctional UDP-N-acetylmuramoyl-tripeptide:D-alanyl-D-alanine ligase/alanine racemase, whose amino-acid sequence MNITIQDIALAMQARFEGTAKTIDIENVSIDSRSLHNNASTLFFALSGQNHNGHNYIPALINKGVSSFVVTHVPKGMAGRANFLVVANTRTALQHFALYYRKHFNFPVIAVTGSSGKTIVKEWLNFLLSPDYNVVRNPKSYNSQIGVPLSVIGINNKHNLGIFEAGISMPNEMEYLERIILPDIGVLTNIGSAHDEGFTNRKEKIQEKLKLFTRVKLLILQKSKAVEDLIPKGIKTFTWSYGKSGDVTIKKEVDANSTLLHITHKKTFKVRIPFTDAHATENGINCLMVLLHLGYSGRVIANRLAALYPVELRLEVKEGINDCTIIDDSYNTDFQSLKIALDFLEQQKTHTQKTIILSDIFQSGFSKKQLYKRVHRLLTAHNITRVIGIGKTITEQLADFPNFYPYKNTQAFLAQFNSNAFADETILIKGARSFRFEEIVVLLEEKTHETVLEINLNAVVHNFNFYRNKIRPQTKIMVMVKAFAYGSGSYEIAKILSHHKVDYLGVAFADEGIALRNAGITTPIVVMNPEGSSFSAMIAYNLEPEIYSVRELRAFIALAQVKNLSLYPIHIKIDTGMHRLGFEEEHLDELIALLHNNNFVAVKSIFSHLSASDSPDFNDFTQQQIQLFEEFSATISKALQINPLRHILNTSGIYNFPDAQYDMVRLGIGLYGVGNNTEEMKQLQNVGTLKTVILQIKNIAAGESVGYSRKFIATQSTRTATLPIGYADGVPRAWGNGKGYVMVNNQKARIIGSICMDMLMIDITNIACKEGDSVTVFGTNPSVVAMAKTLNTIPYEILASISQRVKRVFYKE is encoded by the coding sequence TTGAATATAACCATACAGGATATTGCGTTGGCAATGCAAGCCCGTTTTGAGGGTACAGCCAAAACGATTGATATTGAAAACGTATCTATAGACAGCCGATCGTTGCACAACAACGCCAGCACGCTGTTTTTTGCATTATCGGGTCAAAACCACAACGGGCATAACTACATACCCGCCCTTATAAACAAAGGCGTTAGTAGTTTTGTGGTTACCCATGTACCCAAAGGCATGGCAGGCAGAGCCAACTTTTTGGTAGTAGCCAACACACGCACAGCCTTACAGCATTTTGCACTTTACTACCGCAAGCACTTTAACTTCCCTGTAATTGCGGTAACGGGCAGTAGCGGTAAAACCATTGTAAAGGAATGGCTTAACTTTTTACTAAGCCCCGACTATAACGTTGTACGTAACCCTAAAAGTTATAACTCGCAAATAGGAGTACCATTATCCGTAATCGGGATAAACAACAAGCACAACCTTGGTATTTTTGAGGCAGGTATATCCATGCCCAACGAAATGGAGTATTTGGAGCGTATTATTTTGCCCGATATTGGCGTACTAACCAACATTGGCAGCGCACACGACGAGGGGTTTACCAACCGAAAAGAAAAAATACAAGAAAAATTAAAACTATTTACTCGTGTAAAACTACTTATACTCCAAAAAAGCAAAGCAGTAGAAGACCTTATCCCAAAAGGCATAAAAACATTTACGTGGAGTTACGGCAAAAGTGGCGATGTAACAATTAAGAAAGAAGTAGATGCAAACAGCACACTACTGCACATTACTCATAAAAAAACGTTTAAAGTACGCATTCCGTTTACCGATGCCCACGCTACAGAAAACGGCATCAACTGCCTTATGGTATTATTGCACTTGGGCTATTCGGGGCGTGTTATTGCCAACCGCCTTGCAGCATTGTACCCCGTAGAGCTTAGGCTAGAGGTGAAAGAGGGTATTAACGACTGTACGATTATTGACGATAGTTACAATACCGATTTCCAGTCGTTAAAAATTGCCCTCGACTTTTTAGAGCAACAAAAAACACATACCCAAAAAACCATCATTCTTTCGGATATATTCCAGAGTGGTTTCAGTAAAAAGCAACTGTACAAACGCGTACACCGCCTGCTTACAGCACACAACATAACTAGGGTTATTGGTATTGGCAAAACCATAACCGAACAACTCGCCGATTTTCCTAATTTTTACCCCTACAAAAATACACAAGCCTTTTTAGCGCAATTTAATAGTAACGCTTTCGCAGATGAAACCATACTTATAAAGGGCGCACGAAGTTTTAGGTTTGAAGAAATTGTAGTTTTATTAGAAGAGAAAACGCACGAAACTGTTTTAGAGATTAACCTAAATGCTGTAGTACACAACTTCAACTTCTACCGTAATAAAATACGCCCGCAAACCAAAATAATGGTTATGGTCAAGGCATTTGCCTATGGTAGTGGTAGTTACGAAATTGCCAAAATACTATCGCACCATAAAGTAGATTATTTAGGGGTGGCTTTCGCCGACGAAGGTATAGCATTGCGTAATGCAGGTATTACCACCCCCATTGTGGTAATGAACCCCGAAGGCAGTAGTTTTAGTGCCATGATAGCCTATAACCTTGAGCCCGAAATTTATTCGGTACGCGAATTGCGTGCCTTTATTGCTCTGGCACAAGTAAAAAACCTCTCACTATACCCCATACACATTAAAATAGATACGGGTATGCACCGCTTGGGGTTTGAAGAGGAACATCTGGACGAACTTATTGCACTACTGCACAACAACAACTTTGTAGCAGTAAAAAGCATCTTTTCGCACCTTTCGGCAAGTGATAGCCCTGATTTTAACGATTTTACCCAACAACAAATACAGTTGTTCGAAGAATTTTCGGCTACCATCAGCAAAGCACTACAAATTAATCCGTTACGCCACATCCTAAACACATCGGGCATATACAATTTTCCTGATGCACAATACGATATGGTTCGGTTAGGCATAGGCTTATACGGTGTAGGAAACAATACGGAGGAGATGAAACAACTGCAAAACGTAGGCACACTAAAAACGGTTATACTCCAAATAAAAAACATAGCAGCAGGCGAAAGCGTAGGCTACAGCCGAAAATTTATAGCAACCCAAAGTACCCGTACGGCTACACTACCCATAGGCTACGCCGATGGCGTTCCGCGTGCTTGGGGTAATGGCAAAGGCTACGTTATGGTAAACAACCAAAAGGCTCGTATAATAGGCAGTATTTGTATGGATATGCTTATGATTGATATTACAAACATAGCCTGTAAAGAGGGCGATAGTGTTACCGTATTTGGTACAAACCCATCGGTAGTGGCTATGGCAAAAACACTAAACACCATTCCGTACGAAATATTAGCCAGTATTTCGCAACGTGTAAAGCGTGTTTTTTATAAAGAATAG
- the mscL gene encoding large-conductance mechanosensitive channel protein MscL, which produces MGFIKDFKAFLLKGDIINLATAVIIAGAFGAIVKSFTNDILMPPIGLALGGVDFTELKYVLQEAQPEAIVNGETVAAVEAVTINYGNFIQLVLNFIIIGFFIFMVLKAYEKTKKKEEAKPAAPPAPTAQEKLLMEIRDTLKAKQ; this is translated from the coding sequence ATGGGTTTTATTAAAGATTTTAAAGCATTCCTGTTAAAGGGCGACATTATTAACCTAGCAACTGCCGTAATTATAGCAGGTGCATTTGGAGCCATTGTAAAATCGTTTACCAACGATATTTTAATGCCGCCAATAGGCTTGGCATTAGGCGGAGTAGATTTTACTGAACTAAAATACGTATTGCAGGAGGCACAACCCGAAGCCATTGTAAATGGCGAAACCGTTGCAGCCGTAGAGGCAGTAACCATTAACTACGGTAACTTTATCCAACTAGTGCTTAACTTTATTATTATTGGGTTCTTTATTTTTATGGTATTAAAAGCCTACGAAAAAACTAAGAAAAAAGAGGAAGCAAAACCTGCTGCACCGCCAGCACCAACCGCACAAGAGAAATTGCTTATGGAAATTCGCGATACGCTTAAAGCAAAGCAATAA
- a CDS encoding aspartate-semialdehyde dehydrogenase, with product MKIAVVGATGMVGEVMLKVLAERNFPVTELILVASEKSVGKEISFKGKPYNVVSIETAIRLKPQIALFSAGGETSKAWAEKFAEVGTTVIDNSSAWRMDATKKLIVPEINAHTLTKNDKIIANPNCSTIQMVMALAPLHKKYTIKRVVVSTYQSITGTGVKAVQQLENEYTGTKGEMAYPYPIHRNAIPQCDVFEENGYTKEEMKLVRETQKILNDTTIAVTATAIRIPVVGGHSEAVNVAFENDFELNDVRRALHETAGVTVQDNTDTKTYPMPIYAEGKDDVFVGRIRRDESQPNTLNLWIVADNLRKGAATNTIQIAEYLVTNNLL from the coding sequence ATGAAAATTGCTGTTGTAGGCGCTACCGGAATGGTAGGCGAAGTAATGCTAAAAGTATTAGCTGAACGAAATTTCCCCGTAACTGAATTAATTCTTGTAGCCTCTGAGAAATCGGTAGGGAAAGAAATTTCATTTAAGGGTAAACCCTACAACGTAGTAAGTATTGAAACAGCAATACGGCTAAAACCACAAATAGCCCTATTTTCGGCAGGAGGCGAAACCTCCAAAGCATGGGCAGAGAAATTTGCCGAAGTGGGTACAACCGTAATCGATAATTCGAGCGCATGGCGTATGGATGCTACCAAAAAGCTCATTGTACCCGAAATTAATGCCCATACCTTAACCAAAAACGATAAAATTATAGCCAACCCCAACTGCTCTACCATACAAATGGTAATGGCATTGGCACCCTTACACAAAAAGTACACAATAAAGCGCGTGGTGGTTTCTACCTACCAATCCATAACAGGTACGGGGGTAAAAGCCGTACAACAACTGGAAAACGAATACACAGGTACAAAGGGCGAAATGGCATACCCCTACCCCATACACCGCAATGCAATACCGCAATGCGACGTGTTTGAGGAAAACGGCTACACCAAAGAGGAAATGAAACTGGTACGCGAAACCCAAAAAATACTCAACGATACTACTATAGCCGTTACCGCTACCGCCATACGTATACCTGTAGTGGGTGGACATAGCGAAGCCGTAAACGTAGCTTTTGAAAATGATTTTGAATTAAACGACGTACGCCGAGCACTACACGAAACCGCAGGCGTAACCGTACAAGACAATACCGATACCAAAACCTACCCCATGCCCATTTATGCCGAAGGCAAGGATGATGTTTTTGTAGGGCGCATACGCCGCGACGAGAGCCAACCCAACACCCTAAACCTTTGGATTGTTGCCGATAACCTCCGTAAAGGAGCCGCTACCAATACCATACAAATTGCAGAGTATTTGGTTACCAACAACTTATTATAA
- a CDS encoding AI-2E family transporter — protein MTLGKKIIVNGTAIIVGLYFLVLGIIEAKPFLGTFVIAVILALLMMPISKKLEKRGLKRIYASIVNTLLLFLLSLGFAALISIQLSTFLKDWDNVKQQIVPKIEKLEGLVYSNTPIEKEDVKLGDAVSNKGVGKKALSFINSFYSFIGNYLLTFIYIFFLLNYRSRFRKFFIKLFPDNKKQKITTVLSEIASITQGYLFGKFLLMVFLFIIYAIGMGATGVSNFIVISALAALLSIIPYIGNIIGFVLAIGLGYVTNGDTVALIGIVATFSIAQFVESYVLQPYVVGDKVNLNPLMIILIVVVGNLMWGVIGMIISVPVLAIANVIFKHVQPLKPFSFLLSNDDSK, from the coding sequence ATGACGTTAGGCAAAAAGATTATTGTTAATGGTACTGCAATTATAGTAGGATTATATTTCTTGGTATTGGGTATAATAGAAGCCAAACCTTTTTTAGGCACCTTTGTTATTGCGGTTATTTTAGCACTGCTAATGATGCCTATATCTAAAAAACTTGAAAAACGCGGTTTAAAGCGTATTTATGCATCAATTGTAAATACATTGTTGCTTTTTTTATTGAGTTTAGGGTTTGCAGCTTTAATATCAATTCAATTATCAACATTTTTAAAAGATTGGGACAATGTAAAGCAGCAAATAGTTCCTAAAATCGAAAAATTAGAGGGTTTGGTGTATAGCAACACACCTATAGAAAAAGAAGATGTTAAACTGGGTGACGCAGTATCCAATAAGGGTGTAGGTAAAAAAGCATTAAGCTTTATAAACAGTTTTTATTCTTTTATAGGTAACTACCTTCTTACATTTATTTATATCTTTTTTCTGCTCAACTATCGGAGTAGATTCCGAAAGTTCTTTATAAAACTCTTTCCCGATAATAAAAAGCAGAAAATTACTACTGTACTTAGCGAAATTGCCAGTATTACACAAGGGTACCTTTTTGGTAAGTTTTTGCTCATGGTATTTTTGTTTATAATTTATGCTATTGGTATGGGGGCAACAGGGGTTAGCAACTTTATAGTAATTAGTGCATTAGCAGCATTACTGAGTATAATACCCTACATTGGTAATATAATTGGGTTTGTACTCGCTATTGGTCTTGGTTATGTTACCAACGGCGATACTGTTGCACTTATAGGTATTGTTGCTACATTTAGTATTGCACAATTTGTAGAGTCGTATGTTTTACAACCCTATGTAGTGGGAGATAAAGTAAACCTAAATCCGCTAATGATAATTTTAATTGTAGTAGTAGGAAATTTAATGTGGGGCGTTATAGGTATGATTATTTCCGTACCTGTTTTAGCCATTGCCAATGTAATTTTCAAGCACGTACAACCTCTTAAACCGTTTTCTTTTTTATTAAGTAATGACGATAGTAAGTAA
- a CDS encoding TonB-dependent receptor translates to MKFYYTLLLFLAVSWCTQAQHTLSGTVQSAANTPLDGAHIHVAQWHGTSLPDGYYEIHNITKGTQRVVISYIGYKTLDTIINFNRDVTLNAILQPNTTQLEEVVLVDTTVSQHTARKQRLSAEIIEQYSNATLGDALKEIAGVYTLKTGTTIVKPVINGLHSSRVPVISNNVRLEDQQWGMEHAPNLDINSAGSISVIKGANALQYGGDAIGGLVLIEPKKVRTDTLIGKTIVTGNSNGRGGGVTTSLHKGNTKGWVWNVNGTLKYMGDRETPDYILSNTGNREANAAGSIQYLGDTYDLGASYSFYNATIGIATATHIGNNVDLVRAINNGTPSVIKPFTYTINAPKQEVQHHLAKLEYNQTLQNNASLNAEYAFQLNRRKEFDLRRGNLKATPALDLTLITHSAQANWKQQKNNTTLKAGLSTLLQSNEASPDTGIRPLIPNYNKIDAGAYAIASHRFTNSFSAEAGIRYDFSYVDASKFYQKTRWNSLGYNGVFDNFITADFGTQWLTAPEFTYHNVSASLGVRKQLSSVLDIMGNAGLAMRNPNPSELFSDGLHHANGTIELGNLGLEKERALKLSATVLKRGDVFTFEATPYLNSINNFIYLQPTAAEVTIRGSFPVYSYRQTNALLAGIDATTQWKPTQRIQHTLNFAYVYGENTTDGVPVIDMPPLNITNTLRYTVPQWHSLFLELRSEAVFSQTRYPDYNFFVAVPQDGELISTLADVSTPPEGYHLFHFGSGVQFNLGKMQTAVNLSVHNIFNTSYRDYLNRQRLYTDEAGRNIQLQVKFNY, encoded by the coding sequence ATGAAATTTTATTATACCCTACTGTTATTTTTAGCAGTAAGCTGGTGTACACAAGCGCAGCACACGCTGAGCGGCACTGTACAATCGGCAGCAAACACACCTTTAGATGGTGCGCACATCCACGTAGCGCAATGGCACGGCACTAGCCTACCCGACGGTTATTATGAAATCCATAATATTACCAAAGGTACGCAGCGCGTGGTAATATCGTACATTGGTTACAAGACACTCGATACGATTATCAATTTCAATCGCGATGTAACGCTTAATGCCATACTACAGCCCAATACAACCCAATTGGAAGAAGTAGTATTGGTTGATACTACAGTTTCGCAACACACTGCTCGCAAACAACGTCTTTCTGCCGAAATCATCGAGCAATACAGCAATGCTACATTAGGCGATGCGCTTAAAGAAATTGCAGGAGTGTATACCCTAAAAACAGGTACTACCATTGTAAAACCTGTAATTAATGGGCTACACAGTAGCCGTGTACCCGTAATTAGCAACAACGTAAGGCTGGAAGACCAGCAATGGGGTATGGAGCACGCCCCCAACCTCGATATTAATTCGGCGGGTAGCATTTCAGTTATTAAGGGAGCAAACGCGCTGCAATATGGTGGCGATGCCATTGGCGGGCTCGTTTTAATTGAACCGAAAAAAGTCCGTACCGATACGCTTATAGGTAAAACCATAGTAACAGGCAATAGCAACGGACGCGGTGGTGGCGTAACCACAAGCCTGCACAAAGGCAATACAAAAGGTTGGGTATGGAATGTAAATGGTACACTAAAATACATGGGCGACCGCGAAACGCCCGATTACATACTCTCTAACACGGGCAACCGCGAAGCCAATGCAGCAGGAAGCATACAGTATTTAGGCGATACGTACGATTTAGGAGCTTCGTACAGTTTTTATAACGCAACTATAGGTATTGCAACGGCTACACACATTGGTAATAATGTCGATTTGGTTCGGGCAATTAACAACGGTACACCAAGTGTAATTAAACCGTTTACCTACACCATAAATGCTCCAAAACAAGAAGTACAACACCATTTGGCAAAACTGGAATACAACCAAACGTTACAAAATAACGCATCGCTTAACGCGGAATATGCTTTTCAGTTAAACCGACGTAAGGAGTTCGATTTACGACGGGGTAATTTAAAAGCTACCCCCGCACTCGATTTAACGCTGATTACCCACTCGGCACAAGCCAACTGGAAACAACAAAAAAATAATACTACCCTAAAGGCAGGGCTTAGCACCCTACTACAAAGTAACGAAGCCAGCCCCGATACAGGCATACGCCCCCTAATACCCAATTACAATAAAATTGATGCAGGTGCTTACGCCATAGCATCGCACCGCTTTACCAATAGTTTTAGTGCCGAAGCAGGTATTCGGTATGATTTCTCGTATGTAGATGCCAGTAAATTCTATCAAAAAACACGTTGGAACAGTTTGGGGTATAATGGCGTATTTGATAATTTTATTACAGCCGATTTTGGCACGCAATGGCTTACCGCACCCGAGTTTACCTATCATAACGTTTCGGCAAGCCTTGGCGTTCGCAAACAACTCAGCAGTGTGCTCGATATAATGGGTAATGCAGGGTTAGCAATGCGTAACCCCAACCCATCGGAATTATTTAGTGATGGATTGCACCACGCTAACGGGACGATAGAGTTAGGGAATTTAGGATTGGAAAAAGAGCGCGCACTCAAACTATCGGCTACAGTGTTAAAGCGCGGCGATGTTTTTACATTCGAAGCTACGCCCTACCTCAACAGCATTAACAACTTTATTTACTTGCAACCTACTGCAGCCGAAGTAACCATTCGTGGGTCGTTCCCCGTATACAGTTACAGGCAAACCAATGCGCTATTGGCAGGTATTGATGCTACTACGCAATGGAAGCCCACGCAACGCATACAACACACCCTTAATTTTGCCTATGTATATGGCGAAAACACTACCGACGGTGTACCTGTTATAGATATGCCACCACTCAACATAACCAATACCCTACGGTATACCGTACCACAATGGCATAGCCTGTTTTTAGAGCTGCGTAGCGAAGCCGTTTTTAGCCAAACACGCTACCCCGATTATAACTTTTTTGTAGCAGTACCACAAGATGGCGAACTAATATCCACGCTCGCCGATGTAAGCACACCACCCGAAGGGTACCATTTGTTCCATTTTGGTTCGGGGGTACAGTTTAATCTTGGTAAAATGCAAACGGCAGTAAACCTATCGGTACACAATATTTTTAATACCTCGTACAGAGATTACCTCAACCGCCAACGCTTGTATACCGATGAAGCAGGGCGGAACATACAACTTCAAGTAAAATTCAATTATTAA
- a CDS encoding type 1 periplasmic binding fold superfamily protein produces the protein MKNVKLSILALIALTGLNSCNNDDDATIVNPEEVITTLTATFEPVAGGETVVLTSRDLDGDGPEAPIISVLGNFTTGASYSGTVSFLNETETPAENVSEEILTEGDEHQIFFQQDDLGTFTYTDADVNQRPIGLTFSFVASTTPQTGLLTITLRHEPNKAAAGVADGDITNAGGESEAMATFEVSVVAP, from the coding sequence ATGAAAAATGTAAAACTATCAATTTTGGCACTTATCGCCCTAACGGGACTGAACTCATGTAATAATGATGATGATGCTACCATTGTAAACCCAGAGGAAGTAATTACTACCTTAACCGCAACTTTTGAGCCTGTGGCGGGAGGCGAAACGGTGGTACTAACATCGCGCGACCTTGACGGTGACGGACCTGAAGCACCCATTATTAGTGTGTTGGGCAACTTTACAACAGGAGCAAGTTACTCGGGTACCGTATCGTTTTTAAACGAAACAGAAACACCCGCAGAAAATGTATCGGAAGAAATATTAACAGAAGGCGATGAGCATCAAATATTCTTTCAACAAGATGATTTAGGTACGTTTACATATACGGATGCCGATGTGAACCAAAGACCCATAGGGCTTACCTTTTCGTTTGTAGCAAGTACTACTCCACAAACGGGCTTACTTACCATAACACTGCGCCACGAACCCAACAAAGCGGCAGCAGGTGTAGCCGATGGCGATATTACCAATGCAGGTGGAGAAAGCGAAGCTATGGCAACGTTTGAGGTAAGCGTAGTTGCACCCTAA